In the genome of Kluyveromyces marxianus DMKU3-1042 DNA, complete genome, chromosome 1, one region contains:
- the PCH2 gene encoding Pch2p encodes MLKIFVDCEMNAECVTWLDELISENEGSKVVAENLIVVMENALRGKIEDIIKETQYDKHSTFELEKKLKSKIMQGLKLSRLNNHGTDFPKTLLKVTWHQLLQNTRESPFSAVKGEHVTHFHEETILSSYVKETHLEITHEMGTRMAFDTEDEKNLQKVIQNILVGKPSEKAKISQDVSKTQRYQCNDFEMSINFYLNLEEKQSTLESYISQSFDNIGLSDSDESSEKTQFEHSHHRLPLPLENLRNLKVTFLPTKNLDGVWELLHYDSDLKQKMYSHLTSSLQLSNLLKTSRSMVGKNRLFLLHGPPGTGKTTLCKTLCQKLAVRRWSIFDNDGYSGIFIEITCSQIFSRWFGESSKNLDGIFSDLEQLLKYQEDTGKFVCVLFDEVESLAFSRSELLNKNETTDSVRVLNCLMTHLDNLRKYPNFILLCTSNLKNNIDPAFLDRLDVSFFVDFPSVATCFQILKNLTDEIIESKVVTPDENKPQITKIIGQLAIYSNVCQKIKHYILSY; translated from the coding sequence ATGCTCAAAATATTTGTAGACTGTGAAATGAATGCTGAGTGTGTTACTTGGTTGGATGAACTAATCAGTGAGAATGAAGGTTCAAAGGTGGTGGCTGAAAACCTCATTGTAGTTATGGAAAATGCATTGAGAGGTAAGATTGAAGATATCATTAAGGAGACACAATATGACAAACATAGTACATTCgagttggaaaagaaattgaagagcaAAATTATGCAAGGACTAAAGTTGTCACGCTTAAATAACCATGGGACGGATTTCCCAAAAACCCTTCTTAAGGTGACGTGGCATCAGTTACTTCAAAACACTAGGGAATCGCCATTTTCCGCTGTAAAAGGGGAGCATGTGACGCATTTCCATGAAGAAACTATATTATCTTCGTATGTAAAGGAAACCCACTTGGAGATTACTCATGAAATGGGGACTCGGATGGCTTTTGAcactgaagatgaaaagaatcTCCAAAAAGTGATACAGAATATTCTTGTTGGAAAACCTTCAGAAAAGGCAAAAATATCGCAGGACGTCTCAAAAACGCAACGGTACCAGTGTAATGATTTTGAGATGAGTATTAACTTCTATCTCAACCTTGAAGAGAAGCAGTCAACCTTAGAGTCGTATATCAGTCAAAGTTTCGATAATATTGGATTATCTGATAGCGATGAAAGCAGTGAAAAGACGCAATTTGAACATTCTCACCACAGGCTTCCGCTCCCCCTCGAGAACTTAAGAAATTTAAAAGTTACCTTTCTTCCCACAAAGAACCTTGATGGGGTCTGGGAATTACTCCATTATGATTCTGatttgaaacaaaagatgtATTCACACTTAACTTCGTCTTTACAACTAAGCAACTTATTAAAGACGTCAAGATCTATGGTGGGTAAAAATAGGTTATTTTTATTGCATGGACCTCCAGGGACGGGAAAGACAACTCTATGCAAAACTCTTTGCCAGAAGCTCGCAGTGAGAAGATGGAGTATTTTCGACAATGATGGATACTCTGGcatttttattgaaataaCATGCTCGCAGATATTCTCAAGATGGTTTGGCGAATCATCAAAAAATTTAGATGGAATCTTTAGCGATCTTGAGCAACTTCTCAAATACCAAGAAGACACAGGGAAATTTGTGTGTGtattatttgatgaagtGGAGTCTTTGGCCTTTTCAAGAAGTGAACTTTTGAATAAGAATGAGACGACAGATTCCGTTCGTGTCCTCAATTGTTTGATGACACATTTGGATAACCTCAGAAAATATCCTAACTTCATTTTATTATGCACCTCCAATCTAAAGAATAATATTGATCCTGCATTTTTGGATCGGTTAGACGTATCTTTTTTCGTAGATTTCCCTTCTGTTGCGACTTGCTTCCAGATTCTAAAAAACCTTACAGATGAGATAATAGAGTCTAAAGTTGTTACTCCAGATGAAAACAAACCACAAATAACCAAAATTATTGGCCAATTGGCTATCTACTCAAACGTATGtcaaaaaatcaaacacTACATCCTCTCATACTAA
- the MOT1 gene encoding DNA-binding ATPase, translating into MSSQESRLDRQVILLETGSTQVVRNMAADQLGDLAKQHPEQTLPLLSRVYPYLLSKNWETRVTAARAVGGIVSHAPLWDPNGEDDDLSVKNEEKNSNTNINSNDDSNCNNINSNINDDDDDNNNDDDITNSHNVDVKKEENGLLEVDSAKVKIEQEMKVKWEELSHTEEWLNLQDDTHYLTLDNWNLSQLLKSGKTLLASSANEFDSNELNTNIGSTDDDNSQIPNTKHLKRGNSSSDLKKEQSVDSVTDEATFNSPNGTRPTAPPESKSSARMLAMARRKRKIQAKTVNKKPVDLSQSNATRNMLAANVDEPSNSPTPSPTTLTNPKLEITEQSDEKRLMVESMVQPILEKHEKISGFVWQFQGIYELLVENLTNEQWETRHGAALGLRELMKKHAPAVGRLRGESRKANDLRNYHSLEDLATRLLTIFALDRFSDFINDTAVAPVRESAAQTLATLLLHLDDEVALKVFYNLEQLVLQDPKLTGSPNRIWQATHGGLLGIRYFVSIKTDFLFKHNLLDNVVNVVLYGLKESDDDVQSVSAAILSPITSHFVLLNTETLDLVLTIVWGSLTHLDDDLSSSVSSVMDLLAKLCKHEQILAVLKQKSIDSPSEWSFKSLVPQLYPFLRHSITMVRKSVLNLLSAFLSLNDNSTKNWINGKLFKLIYQNILLEQNEEVLELSCNLYTSMLKGYNENKGQEKSIDFVFSKYLTSILHLLITPIGEQGKNYAMDVQHITKPSSSYLINLERKRSSNVTNSNTIVSPRSNLVNIDSPMLAGDVTLLGSDIIFNTRVTAAKILGLTLSYFQESTLKSFFENVLASCLDLPYATPRILVAIVLSAFCYNWKHVHGREVPAFVSSLFSETFLKFLNGSVELPVFRELTPILKALRTQCQSLMSTFVDVGMLPPQRVPPIAIIVKGEPEAGPEAFSIQTAEKVQTEYYAKLFSLLPNAQKILAKKPLEDSCYRVTKAIESAKESEWERQSGVLSSFASAVMLIDGLPNKLNPIIRSLMDNVKSEKHSILQRTSGDSVITLINELIKAEKNNVVNKIVKNLCGFLCVDTTEIPEFDPTHTTVIMTLLNEAASLSLQEDAEVKKISEAAQIKRKGGLYTLSQLLLSYQDKALDAVPQLRKSLLEPLDKAELLLPDENGNFDRKIGQEIVDAFGIIRSLFTYMSENIQQEEILSRLHLFKTFLKSNLAVIRYSAARTLSELACHKPVQLMSYIITDILPMLNNAGSVTDRQGVVELLYHLSIQLQSEILPYVVFLIVPLLGRMSDSNEDIRKIATTTFASIIKLVPLEAGIEAPVGLSEELMKGREKERDFIQQMMDPSKAKPFKLPVAIKATLRKYQQEGINWLAFLNKYHLHGILCDDMGLGKTLQTICIMASDQYLRAEDYKKTKSEKTRPLPSLVICPPSLTGHWEQEFQQYAPTLKVLVYAGGPSVRLPLQGQVPTADIVITSYDVARNDIDFVKKFDYNYCVLDEGHIIKNSQSKLAKAVKLINSNHRLVLTGTPIQNNVVELWSLFDFLMPGFLGTEKMFQERFAKPIASSRNSKTSSKEQEAGALALEALHKQVLPFMLRRLKEDVLSDLPPKIIQDYYCELSDLQKQLYNDFVKKQKNVVEKDIENTTDVENKQHIFQALQYMRKLCNHPSLVLNASHPQYHQVQSYLSQTGMDLHDINHAPKLEALKTLLLECGIGLQDIEKKTNRNPSIDNVISQHRVLIFCQLKDMLDMVENDLLRKHLPSVTFMRLDGSVDSRDRQKVVRKFNEDPSIDCLLLTTKVGGLGLNLTGADTVIFVEHDWNPMNDLQAMDRAHRLGQKKVVNVYRIITKGTLEEKIMGLQKFKMNIASTIVNQQNAGLSSMNTHQLLDLFDADAIPSQEKSEKKKSVEEIANETGLTGKAKEAVGELKELWDSSQYEEEYNLDNFIKTLR; encoded by the coding sequence ATGTCATCGCAGGAATCACGGTTAGATAGACAAGTGATATTGTTGGAGACGGGGTCCACCCAAGTGGTACGGAATATGGCCGCAGACCAATTAGGTGATCTAGCTAAACAGCATCCTGAACAAACTCTTCCATTATTATCGCGCGTTTATCCATATTTACTGTCGAAAAACTGGGAAACAAGGGTTACTGCTGCGCGTGCGGTAGGAGGCATCGTGTCACACGCCCCTCTCTGGGACCCTAATGGTGAAGATGATGACCTAAGCGTTAAAAATGAGGAGAAGAACAGCAACACTAATATTAATAGTAATGATGATAGCAAttgtaataatattaatagTAACATtaatgacgatgatgacgataataataatgatgatgatataaCCAACAGCCATAATGTAGACgtgaaaaaagaagaaaatgggCTGTTAGAGGTAGACTCTGCCAAGgttaaaattgaacaagagATGAAAGTAAAATGGGAGGAATTATCGCATACAGAAGAATGGTTAAATTTACAAGATGATACACATTATTTAACTTTGGATAACTGGAATCTGAGCCAACTCCTTAAATCGGGGAAAACTCTTTTGGCATCAAGCGCTAATGAATTTGATTCCAATGAATTGAACACAAATATAGGGTCCACGGATGATGATAATAGCCAGATACCTAACACGAAACATTTAAAAAGGGgaaattcatcttcagatCTCAAAAAGGAGCAAAGCGTAGACTCGGTAACAGATGAAGCCACCTTTAATTCACCAAATGGAACAAGGCCCACTGCACCTCCCGAATCAAAAAGCTCTGCAAGGATGTTGGCAATGgctagaagaaagagaaaaatacaagCGAAAACAGTAAATAAGAAACCGGTCGATTTGTCACAATCAAATGCAACACGTAATATGCTAGCTGCCAACGTTGACGAACCGAGTAACTCTCCAACACCTTCTCCAACAACCTTAACAAACCCAAAATTAGAGATTACAGAGCAATCAGATGAAAAAAGATTGATGGTCGAATCAATGGTTCAGCCTATCTTAGAGAAGCATGAAAAAATCAGTGGTTTCGTATGGCAATTTCAAGGCATATATGAGCTACTTGTAGAAAATCTCACAAATGAACAATGGGAGACTAGACACGGTGCGGCTCTTGGTCTTCGtgaattgatgaaaaaacACGCCCCAGCAGTTGGTAGACTAAGAGGTGAATCCAGGAAAGCGAACGATTTAAGAAATTATCACAGTTTAGAGGATTTAGCAACTCGCTTATTGACAATTTTTGCATTAGACAGGTTCAGTGATTTCATAAATGATACTGCTGTTGCACCGGTCAGAGAATCAGCTGCTCAAACTTTAGCAACGCTATTGCTACACCtagatgatgaagttgCATTAAAAGTCTTTTATAATTTAGAACAATTGGTTCTCCAAGACCCTAAACTGACAGGATCACCCAATAGAATCTGGCAAGCAACCCACGGTGGTCTACTAGGTATAAGATACTTTGTGTCTATCAAGACGGATTTCTTGTTTAAGCACAATCTTTTGGATAACGTAGTCAATGTTGTATTGTACGGTTTAAAAgaaagtgatgatgatgtcCAAAGCGTGTCTGCAGCAATTTTATCTCCAATAACATCACACTTTGTCCTTCTCAATACAGAAACACTTGATCTCGTTCTAACAATTGTATGGGGGTCATTGACACATCTAGATGATGACCTTTCCTCTAGTGTTTCCTCTGTCATGGATCTTCTAGCCAAACTCTGCAAACATGAGCAAATTCTTGCAGTTTTAAAGCAGAAAAGTATCGACTCACCTTCCGAATGGTCGTTTAAGTCATTAGTTCCTCAGTTATATCCATTTTTGAGACACTCTATCACAATGGTGAGAAAGTCGGTTTTGAATCTTCTTTCCGCTTTCTTATCGCTTAATGATAATTCCACTAAAAACTGGATTAACGGAAAGTTATTCAAACTAATTTATCAGAATATTCTTTTGGAAcaaaatgaagaagttttaGAATTATCGTGCAATCTTTATACATCCATGCTCAAAGGATATAACGAGAACAAAGGCCAGGAAAAAAGTATCGACTTTGTGTTCAGCAAGTACTTGACTTCTATTCTACACTTGCTTATTACACCAATAGGTgaacaaggaaaaaattATGCTATGGATGTTCAGCATATTACAAAACCCTCTTCAAGTTATTTAATAAatcttgaaagaaaacgTTCAAGTAATGTTACAAATAGCAACACGATAGTGAGCCCCCGCAGTAACTTAGTGAATATTGACTCTCCAATGCTCGCTGGTGATGTAACCCTTCTTGGATCTGATATTATATTCAATACCAGAGTAACAGCTGCAAAAATTTTAGGTTTAACTCTCTcatattttcaagaatcaACTTTAAAGTcattctttgaaaatgtATTAGCAAGTTGCTTGGATCTCCCTTACGCAACACCTAGAATATTAGTCGCTATTGTCCTATCGGCTTTTTGTTATAACTGGAAACACGTGCATGGAAGAGAGGTGCCAGCCTTTGTTTCTTCCCTTTTCAGCGAAACATTCCTCAAATTCTTAAACGGTTCGGTTGAGCTACCTGTTTTCCGCGAACTTACACCAATTTTGAAGGCATTAAGAACACAATGTCAAAGTTTAATGTCGACCTTCGTCGATGTAGGAATGCTACCCCCACAAAGGGTCCCACCTATCGCAATTATTGTAAAAGGTGAACCTGAAGCGGGTCCAGAGGCTTTCTCTATTCAAACAGCTGAAAAGGTACAAACAGAATATTATGCTAAATTATTTTCGTTATTACCTAATGCACAAAAGATACTAGCAAAGAAGCCATTAGAAGATTCTTGTTATAGAGTTACTAAGGCAATTGAATCAGCTAAAGAATCTGAATGGGAAAGGCAATCTGGCGTTCTCTCGAGTTTCGCTTCAGCGGTCATGCTAATAGACGGTTTGCCAAACAAACTAAACCCAATTATACGATCTTTGATGGACAATGTCAAATCTGAAAAGCATTCGATTTTACAGCGCACTTCGGGTGACAGTGTCATAACATTGATTAACGAACTAATCAAAGCTGAGAAGAATAATGTCGTCAACAAGATTGTTAAGAATTTATGCGGGTTTTTATGCGTTGATACCACTGAAATCCCAGAATTTGATCCGACGCACACCACAGTTATAATGACTTTATTAAATGAAGCAGCCAGTTTATCTTTACAAGAAGATGCAGAAGTTAAGAAGATATCTGAGGCAGCCCagattaaaagaaaaggtgGCCTCTATACTTTAAGCCAACTTTTATTGTCTTATCAAGATAAGGCGTTGGATGCTGTTCCTCAATTGAGGAAAAGTCTTCTCGAACCACTAGATAAAGCTGAATTACTATTGCCtgatgaaaatggtaaCTTCGATCGTAAAATTGGTCAAGAGATTGTTGACGCATTTGGAATCATCAGATCACTGTTTACCTATATGTCAGAAAATATTCAGCAAGAGGAAATCTTGTCAAGACTCCATCTcttcaaaaccttcttAAAGTCTAATCTTGCAGTCATCAGATACTCTGCTGCCAGGACATTGTCAGAGCTTGCTTGCCACAAGCCAGTGCAACTTATGTCTTATATTATCACAGATATTTTACCAATGTTGAATAATGCTGGATCTGTCACTGATAGACAAGGTGTCGTTGAACTCCTCTACCATCTCTCCATTCAATTGCAGAGTGAAATTCTTCCTTATGTTGTCTTTTTGATTGTTCCTTTGCTTGGTAGAATGAGTGATTCGAACGAAGATATTCGTAAAATCGCAACTACCACATTTGCatcaattatcaaattaGTTCCATTAGAGGCTGGTATTGAAGCTCCGGTTGGATTATCTGAGGAATTAATGAAAGGTAGGGAGAAGGAAAGAGACTTTATTCAACAGATGATGGATCCATCCAAAGCCAAGCCATTTAAACTTCCAGTTGCAATCAAAGCAACATTGAGAAAATACCAGCAAGAAGGTATTAACTGGTTAGCATTTTTGAATAAATATCATTTACATGGGATATTATGTGATGACATGGGTCTTGGTAAAACTTTGCAAACTATTTGCATTATGGCAAGTGATCAATATCTAAGAGCAGAAGACTATAAGAAAACGAAGTCTGAAAAAACTCGCCCTCTTCCATCATTAGTCATTTGTCCTCCCTCTTTAACAGGGCATTGGGAACAAGAATTCCAGCAATATGCCCCCACATTGAAAGTGCTTGTTTATGCAGGAGGTCCATCCGTTAGATTGCCTTTGCAGGGACAAGTTCCTACAGCagatattgttattacaTCTTACGATGTTGCCAGAAACGATATTGATTTTGTGAAAAAGTTTGACTATAATTATTGCGTACTGGATGAAGGACATATCATCAAAAATTCACAATCGAAATTGGCTAAAGCTGTGAAATTGATCAATTCCAATCATAGGTTGGTTTTGACTGGTACGCCAATTCAAAATAACGTAGTGGAGCTTTGGTCTTTATTCGACTTCTTGATGCCTGGCTTTCTTGGTACCGAAAAGATGTTCCAAGAAAGGTTTGCAAAGCCCATTGCAAGTTCTAGGAATAGTAAAACATCGTCGAAAGAGCAAGAAGCTGGTGCGCTTGCATTAGAAGCATTGCATAAGCAAGTTTTGCCATTTATGTTGAGAAGGTTAAAGGAAGACGTTTTATCAGATCTTCCTCCGAAGATCATTCAAGATTACTACTGTGAATTAAGTGATTTACAAAAACAACTTTACAATGATTTCGTtaaaaagcaaaagaatGTTGTTGAGAAGGATATAGAGAACACCActgatgttgaaaacaaGCAACATATTTTCCAAGCTCTCCAATATATGAGGAAATTGTGTAACCATCCTTCTCTAGTCTTGAATGCATCTCATCCTCAATATCACCAAGTTCAAAGTTACCTATCTCAAACTGGAATGGACCTTCATGATATAAACCATGCACCAAAGTTGGAAGCATTGAAAACATTGCTCCTTGAGTGTGGTATTGGTCTGcaagatattgaaaagaaaaccaacaGAAATCCTTCAATTGACAATGTCATCAGTCAGCATCGtgttttaatattttgtCAATTGAAGGACATGCTTGACATGGTTGAAAACGACCTTCTTAGAAAACATTTACCGTCTGTCACCTTTATGCGCTTAGATGGTAGCGTGGATTCAAGAGATAGGCAAAAGGTTGTTCGTAAATTTAACGAAGATCCATCCATTGATTGTTTGTTGTTAACTACCAAAGTCGGTGGTTTAGGGTTAAACCTTACTGGAGCTGACACTGtcatttttgttgaacatgATTGGAACCCTATGAATGATTTGCAAGCAATGGATCGTGCCCATAGATTGGGTCAAAAGAAGGTGGTTAATGTTTATAGAATCATCACAAAGGGCACTttagaagagaaaattATGGGTCTTCAGAAGTTCAAGATGAATATTGCTTCTACAATCGTGAACCAACAAAATGCAGGTTTATCCTCGATGAATACACACCAGTTATTAGACTTGTTCGATGCTGATGCTATTCCATCGCAAGAGAAatcagaaaagaagaaatctgTCGAAGAAATCGCAAACGAGACTGGTTTAACAGGTAAGGCTAAGGAAGCAGTTGGTGAACTAAAAGAATTGTGGGATTCCTCACAAtacgaagaagaatataacTTAGATAACTTCATAAAGACTTTAAGATAA
- the GDT1 gene encoding putative ribosome biosynthesis protein GDT1, which translates to MNKVARTLLSLGLLLSVVSASTSLENAKPDEVQSGADDPKAAFLMSISMICVSEIGDKTFLIAALMAMRHERLLVFSASTASLVIMTVLGGVIGRTFTTLIPKTLTTFLAGILFLIFGYKLILEGLEMPRNAGIEDELAEVEDELAVQDINHSLHAAEDGSSKEVVTKYVSNNKINDMIIKFMRISTKFVSPTWVQIFIMVFLGEFGDRSQISTIAMASGSNFVYVMVGASIGHALCSALAVIGGKLLATKISMRTVTLGGAFSFFVFGFVYIYEAFHS; encoded by the coding sequence ATGAACAAGGTCGCTAGAACCCTCCTGAGTTTAGGTTTGTTACTTTCTGTGGTATCGGCAAGCACTTCATTGGAAAATGCTAAGCCTGATGAAGTTCAATCTGGAGCCGATGATCCTAAGGCTGCTTTTTTGATGTCGATTTCTATGATCTGCGTGTCTGAGATTGGAGATAAGACATTTCTAATAGCAGCATTGATGGCTATGCGTCATGAAAGGCTCCTAGTTTTCAGTGCTTCCACCGCATCGTTGGTTATTATGACAGTTCTTGGTGGTGTCATCGGTCGTACCTTTACAACGCtaattccaaaaacttTGACTACCTTCTTGGCAGGTATTctatttttgatttttggATACAAATTGATTCTAGAAGGGCTTGAAATGCCTCGGAATGCAGGCATTGAGGATGAATTAGCAGAAGTTGAGGATGAGCTTGCAGTTCAGGATATTAATCATAGTCTGCATGCAGCAGAGGATGGGTCTTCCAAGGAGGTGGTTACAAAATACGTGTCAAATAACAAGATTAACGACATGATCATAAAGTTCATGAGAATTTCTACAAAGTTTGTCTCGCCAACATGGGTTCAAATTTTCATCATGGTCTTTTTAGGGGAATTTGGGGACCGTTCTCAAATATCTACCATTGCTATGGCATCTGGTAGTAACTTTGTCTATGTAATGGTGGGTGCATCCATTGGGCATGCACTCTGTAGTGCTTTGGCCGTTATTGGTGGGAAGCTTTTGGCAACTAAGATCAGTATGAGAACTGTCACCTTGGGAGGtgcattttctttcttcgtTTTTGGTTTCGTCTATATTTACGAAGCATTCCATAGTTAG